Proteins encoded in a region of the Sphingopyxis sp. OAS728 genome:
- a CDS encoding HlyD family type I secretion periplasmic adaptor subunit: MSLGERFATRFPAIARHVAIFRASWRMQDAAEANARPRTDHEFLPAALEIMEKPPSPGWRWLMLSLAGLFTIGLIWSFVGKVDVIATATGKVVPSGNVKVIQPIEIGYVRAIHVKNGQHVNAGDLLVELDPTLAGADAAQASSNLLTSEVVAARNAALLGHLGGGKGAFAAPAGTSAEVVRTQQQYVRSAIAEYEGERASLVQQRAERSAELAGSLAEIAKLERTLPLVDQQLAARQELSEKGYFSKIRLLEYEQLKVEHEQNIEVQRAQAAQARAAIGNIDAQLMRLRGSFGKLAVAELSESQEKSGLAREEVTKSARRAAFQQLRAPVSGTVQQLVLNTIGGVVQPAQPLMIIVPDDAEAVVEAHILNRDIGFIREGQAVRVKLEAFPFTDYGIVPGTVESISRDAIDMPAQGGEAKGERPSGPPPPQGLVYSARIRLAQRTIRVGSRDQRIGPGLAVQAEIKTGERRIIQYLLSPIAQMADEAGRER; this comes from the coding sequence ATGAGCCTTGGCGAACGTTTTGCGACCCGCTTTCCGGCGATCGCCCGGCATGTCGCGATTTTCAGGGCGAGTTGGCGGATGCAGGATGCGGCCGAGGCGAACGCGCGGCCGCGGACCGACCATGAATTCCTGCCCGCCGCGCTCGAGATCATGGAAAAGCCGCCGAGCCCGGGGTGGCGCTGGCTGATGCTGTCGCTCGCCGGCCTGTTCACGATCGGGCTCATCTGGTCGTTCGTCGGCAAGGTCGACGTCATCGCGACCGCGACCGGCAAGGTCGTGCCGTCGGGCAATGTGAAGGTGATCCAGCCGATCGAGATCGGCTATGTGCGCGCGATCCATGTGAAGAACGGCCAGCATGTGAACGCCGGTGACCTGCTCGTCGAGCTCGATCCGACGCTCGCCGGCGCCGACGCGGCACAGGCGTCGAGCAATCTGCTGACCTCGGAAGTGGTCGCGGCGCGCAACGCGGCCTTGCTCGGACATCTCGGCGGCGGCAAGGGGGCCTTTGCGGCGCCGGCGGGGACGAGCGCCGAAGTTGTCCGCACCCAGCAGCAATATGTCCGCAGCGCCATCGCCGAATATGAAGGCGAACGCGCCAGCCTCGTCCAGCAGCGCGCCGAACGCAGTGCCGAGCTCGCCGGATCGCTGGCCGAGATCGCCAAGCTCGAACGTACGCTGCCGCTCGTCGACCAGCAGCTCGCGGCACGGCAGGAACTGTCCGAGAAGGGCTATTTCTCGAAGATCCGTCTGCTCGAATATGAGCAGCTCAAGGTCGAGCATGAACAGAATATCGAGGTCCAGCGCGCGCAGGCGGCGCAGGCGCGCGCCGCAATCGGCAATATCGACGCGCAGCTGATGCGGCTGCGCGGCAGCTTCGGCAAGCTTGCGGTCGCCGAGCTGTCCGAAAGCCAGGAGAAATCGGGGCTGGCGCGCGAGGAAGTCACCAAATCGGCGCGGCGCGCGGCGTTCCAGCAACTCCGCGCGCCGGTGTCGGGCACGGTGCAGCAGCTGGTCCTCAATACGATCGGCGGGGTCGTCCAGCCCGCGCAGCCGCTGATGATTATCGTCCCCGACGATGCCGAGGCGGTCGTCGAGGCGCATATCCTCAACCGCGACATCGGCTTCATCCGCGAGGGGCAGGCGGTGCGCGTCAAGCTCGAGGCGTTCCCGTTCACCGATTACGGGATCGTCCCCGGCACCGTCGAGAGCATCAGCCGCGATGCGATCGACATGCCCGCGCAGGGCGGCGAGGCGAAGGGCGAACGGCCGAGCGGCCCGCCGCCACCGCAGGGCCTCGTCTATTCGGCGCGCATCCGGCTCGCGCAGCGGACGATCCGCGTCGGGAGCCGCGACCAGCGCATCGGTCCGGGGCTCGCGGTACAGGCGGAGATCAAGACGGGCGAGCGGCGGATCATCCAGTATCTGCTGTCGCCGATCGCGCAAATGGCCGACGAAGCGGGGCGCGAGCGCTAG
- a CDS encoding type I secretion system permease/ATPase — MSGFSIKDEAAPTGSPADAGVAAAPALSPSLACFVLLAKFLGTAADPSQIIHDRGRGDDPWTVEDLVRLAKRLALIARIRTAPIGDLPKLPLPALAECRDGSSVILLKIEDASLTPRYLVQRGDAERPEIWTAEAAAQNFSGRLLLLTSREAMAGEKRPFDIAWFIPALVKYRKPLRDVLIGSFFLQLMGLVSPIFFQLVIDKVLVHQSMTTLDVLAFGLTVILLFETLMSGLRNWLFAHTTNRVDSELSSKMFRHLLNLPLGYFEARRVGDSIARVRELESIREFLTSNAVTVVIDLFFTIVFFAVMFVYSPFLTMIVLLSIPCYILISVVISPPLRALLEEKFRRGAENQSFLVESVTGIGTLKSMAVEPQMRDRWEKLFSGYTNTGFDVAKLANLGSHLIQVVSKLTTVAILYFGAKAVIAGDLSVGSLVAFNMLSGRVAAPVLRLSQLWQDFQQVRISVDRLADVLNTPAEPEYNPNRASLPPIAGHVSFDKVRFRYRPDAPEALRGVSLDMAAGEMIGIVGPSGSGKSTLTKLVQRLYVPEQGRVLVDGVDLALVDPPWLRRQIGVVLQENILFNRTVRENIALGDPTLPMTAVIAAAELAGAHEFILAMNHGYDTVLDERGGNLSGGQRQRIAIARALVNDPRILILDEATSALDAESEEIIQTNLASIAKGRTVIIIAHRLSAVRQCDRIVTVEAGEVTEEGTHEELLRARGRYAQLYAKQMGVTQP; from the coding sequence ATGTCCGGTTTTTCGATAAAGGATGAGGCCGCGCCTACCGGCTCCCCCGCCGATGCCGGCGTGGCTGCCGCGCCGGCATTGAGCCCGTCGCTCGCCTGCTTCGTGCTGCTGGCCAAATTTCTCGGCACGGCGGCGGACCCCAGCCAGATCATCCACGATCGGGGTCGCGGCGACGATCCATGGACGGTCGAGGACCTTGTGCGGCTGGCGAAGCGGCTCGCGCTGATCGCCCGGATCCGTACCGCGCCGATCGGCGACCTGCCCAAGCTTCCGCTCCCCGCGCTCGCCGAATGCCGCGACGGTAGCAGCGTCATCCTGCTCAAGATCGAGGACGCGAGCCTCACGCCGCGTTATCTTGTCCAGCGCGGCGATGCCGAGCGGCCTGAAATCTGGACCGCCGAAGCGGCCGCGCAGAATTTTTCGGGGCGGCTGCTGCTGCTGACCTCGCGTGAAGCGATGGCGGGCGAGAAGCGGCCCTTCGACATCGCTTGGTTCATTCCCGCGCTGGTAAAATATCGCAAACCGTTGCGCGACGTGCTGATCGGCTCCTTCTTCCTTCAGCTGATGGGGCTCGTCTCGCCGATCTTTTTCCAGCTCGTGATCGACAAGGTGCTCGTCCACCAATCCATGACGACGCTCGACGTGCTGGCCTTCGGTCTTACCGTTATCCTGCTGTTCGAAACGCTCATGTCGGGGCTGCGCAACTGGCTGTTCGCGCACACGACGAACCGCGTCGACAGCGAACTGTCGTCGAAGATGTTCCGCCACCTGCTCAACCTGCCGCTTGGTTATTTCGAGGCGCGGCGCGTCGGTGACAGCATCGCCCGCGTGCGCGAACTCGAAAGCATCCGTGAATTTCTGACATCGAATGCCGTTACGGTGGTGATCGACCTGTTTTTCACCATCGTCTTCTTTGCGGTAATGTTCGTCTATTCGCCGTTCCTGACGATGATCGTGCTGCTCTCGATCCCCTGCTATATCCTGATATCGGTCGTCATCTCGCCGCCGCTCCGCGCGCTGCTCGAAGAGAAATTCCGCCGTGGGGCGGAGAATCAGTCGTTCCTCGTCGAAAGCGTGACCGGCATCGGCACGCTGAAATCGATGGCGGTCGAACCGCAGATGCGCGACCGCTGGGAGAAGCTGTTTTCGGGCTACACCAACACCGGATTCGACGTCGCAAAGCTCGCCAATCTCGGCAGCCATCTGATCCAGGTCGTCTCGAAGCTGACGACGGTCGCGATCCTCTATTTCGGCGCGAAGGCGGTGATCGCGGGCGATCTGTCGGTGGGGTCGCTCGTCGCGTTCAACATGCTGTCGGGACGCGTCGCGGCGCCGGTGCTGCGCCTGTCGCAGCTGTGGCAGGATTTCCAGCAGGTGCGCATTTCGGTGGATCGCCTCGCCGATGTGCTCAACACGCCCGCCGAGCCCGAATATAATCCGAACCGCGCCAGCCTGCCGCCGATCGCGGGGCATGTGAGCTTCGACAAGGTGCGCTTTCGCTATCGTCCCGATGCGCCCGAGGCGCTGCGCGGGGTCAGCCTCGACATGGCGGCGGGCGAGATGATCGGCATCGTCGGCCCGTCGGGGTCGGGTAAGTCGACGCTGACCAAGCTCGTCCAGCGCCTCTATGTCCCCGAACAGGGCCGCGTGCTCGTCGATGGCGTCGACCTCGCGCTCGTCGATCCGCCGTGGCTACGCCGCCAGATCGGTGTCGTGCTCCAGGAAAATATCCTGTTCAACCGCACGGTGCGCGAGAATATTGCGCTCGGCGATCCGACGCTGCCGATGACCGCGGTGATCGCGGCGGCAGAGCTCGCGGGCGCCCATGAGTTCATCCTCGCGATGAACCACGGCTATGATACGGTCCTCGACGAACGCGGCGGCAATCTGTCGGGCGGCCAGCGCCAGCGTATCGCGATCGCGCGCGCGCTCGTGAACGATCCGCGCATCCTGATCCTCGACGAAGCGACCTCGGCGCTCGATGCCGAGAGCGAGGAGATCATCCAGACGAACCTTGCGAGCATCGCCAAGGGACGCACCGTGATCATCATCGCGCACCGGCTGTCGGCGGTCCGCCAGTGCGACCGCATCGTCACCGTCGAAGCCGGCGAAGTGACCGAGGAAGGAACGCATGAGGAGCTGCTGCGTGCGCGGGGCCGTTATGCCCAGCTTTATGCCAAGCAGATGGGAGTGACCCAGCCATGA
- a CDS encoding ACP S-malonyltransferase, whose protein sequence is MSARKTALVVAPGRGTYGKGELGSIARLHGARFGDLIANFDAQRRERGQPTVSELDGADRFSVATHMRGDVAAPLIYAATALDFLSIDRDAYDIVAVAGNSMGWYSALALGGAVSVEDGFRISNAMGLNSQTHGPGGQILLQVVDEDWRAVPGLRESLLALVADIGSRPGHALALSIDLAGMLVLAGNEEGLAALLAEAPPTPGRDPLRLAGHGPFHTPLMFGSSDKAMAELPHSLFHRPALPLIDGRGHIWRRHASDPAMMWDYTFGHQILAPYDFALSVQVAVKEYAPDVIILPGPGDTLGGAIAQSLIGIGWQGISSKGDFAARQAADPILLSMGRAEQRARVTGQE, encoded by the coding sequence ATGAGCGCGCGCAAGACCGCGCTCGTCGTGGCGCCGGGCCGCGGTACCTATGGCAAGGGCGAGCTTGGCAGCATCGCGCGGCTGCACGGCGCGCGCTTCGGCGACCTCATCGCCAATTTCGACGCCCAGCGCCGCGAGCGCGGCCAGCCGACGGTGAGCGAACTCGACGGCGCCGACCGCTTCAGCGTCGCGACGCACATGCGCGGCGATGTCGCGGCGCCGCTGATCTACGCCGCGACCGCGCTCGACTTTCTCAGCATCGATCGCGACGCCTATGACATCGTCGCGGTCGCCGGCAATTCGATGGGCTGGTATAGCGCGCTCGCGCTCGGCGGCGCGGTGTCGGTCGAGGATGGTTTCCGCATCAGCAATGCGATGGGGCTCAACAGCCAGACGCACGGGCCCGGCGGGCAGATCTTGCTGCAGGTTGTCGATGAGGATTGGCGCGCCGTCCCCGGCCTCCGCGAAAGCCTGCTAGCACTCGTCGCCGATATCGGCTCGCGCCCCGGCCACGCGCTGGCGCTCTCGATCGATCTTGCCGGCATGCTCGTGCTCGCGGGCAATGAGGAGGGCCTCGCCGCCCTGCTTGCCGAAGCGCCGCCGACCCCCGGGCGCGACCCGCTCCGTCTCGCGGGCCACGGGCCGTTCCACACCCCGCTGATGTTCGGCAGTTCGGACAAGGCGATGGCCGAATTGCCGCACTCGCTGTTCCATCGCCCGGCGCTGCCGCTGATCGACGGGCGCGGCCATATCTGGCGCCGCCATGCGAGCGATCCGGCGATGATGTGGGATTATACGTTCGGCCATCAGATCCTTGCGCCCTATGATTTCGCGCTTTCGGTGCAGGTCGCGGTGAAGGAATATGCCCCCGACGTCATCATCCTGCCCGGACCCGGCGACACGCTTGGCGGCGCGATCGCGCAATCGCTGATCGGCATTGGTTGGCAGGGTATTTCGAGCAAGGGCGATTTCGCGGCGCGGCAGGCGGCCGACCCGATCCTGCTGTCGATGGGCCGCGCCGAACAACGCGCGCGCGTGACCGGACAAGAATAA
- a CDS encoding response regulator transcription factor has translation MSMLSANALRGQHGRVTENGGHIHLILPDPTERAACFRVLAAGSERIVRSFASADAWIEAEGSDSCAILLFHWRQPGATDGAALLDHIAGRGGTAAFVAAEQLSIAESRAILRGGAQDLLPAPLDPRLVRRTIDAALADWRARQGVLDRHREAETRLAALTPRERDILDAIAAGLGNKAIARQLELSPRTVEVHRANIMRRAGAGNVAELLRLQFIAEFARAAPIDSVRFGV, from the coding sequence ATGTCCATGCTGTCCGCGAACGCGCTTCGCGGGCAGCATGGCCGGGTGACCGAAAACGGGGGCCATATCCATTTGATCCTGCCCGACCCGACCGAGCGGGCGGCGTGTTTCCGCGTGCTTGCGGCGGGATCCGAACGCATCGTCCGCAGCTTTGCCAGCGCCGATGCGTGGATCGAGGCCGAAGGCAGCGATTCCTGCGCAATCCTGCTCTTTCACTGGCGGCAGCCGGGCGCGACCGATGGCGCGGCGCTGCTCGACCATATCGCGGGGCGCGGCGGGACCGCCGCCTTCGTCGCCGCCGAACAGCTGAGTATCGCCGAATCGCGTGCGATCCTGCGCGGCGGGGCGCAGGATCTGTTACCCGCGCCGCTCGACCCGCGCCTCGTCCGCCGCACGATCGATGCGGCACTGGCCGACTGGCGCGCACGGCAGGGTGTGCTCGACCGGCACCGCGAAGCCGAAACGCGGCTGGCGGCACTGACCCCGCGCGAGCGCGACATTTTGGACGCCATCGCCGCGGGCCTTGGCAACAAGGCGATTGCGCGGCAGCTGGAACTCAGCCCGCGCACGGTCGAGGTTCATCGCGCCAACATCATGCGCCGGGCGGGCGCCGGAAATGTCGCCGAACTGCTGCGGTTGCAGTTCATCGCCGAGTTCGCGCGCGCCGCACCGATCGATTCGGTCCGTTTTGGTGTATGA
- a CDS encoding alpha/beta hydrolase family protein: MAAAALLGPWGALAAEDSKSPPVAPAFTQLPTSAFAELPFVEDVDLSPDGTHIAGLFGVGGEQRILMMPVRGDRSKPVIVAVPDQTQVAWIRWVGNDNIIVGLYALMPVEGDRWYISRAIGIHRGTGKITKLLWDSGGQNASDILWIPADGGTEILIAAQNSIYSNQADFWPTVYRVDVATGRKRIAERPRANIFDWGADHLGQVRFGIGYRDASTQSTLLFRSNGEGSLRVIDSAKLGDEEELTVPFHFVPGSNNGFVITESEGGRSAVVEVDIPTGKPVRTVYAADGVDVESVLMASNGAKLLGVRTSDRDTPLRWLDPAMAAHQKTLEEASPQSAVRIESISADQSKMLVRFSTPDNPGLLFYFDAATGDLVKLAAMNDTIGGKRLSRGRMVRYKARDGLEIEGVLTMPRGRRDKNLPFIVMPHGGPWGHDELTYDYWAQFLAERGYAVLQPNFRGSTGYGAAFEKAGQGQLGFAMQDDVSDGVHWAVKEGIADPKRVCIVGGSYGGYAAMWGTVKDPDLYRCAISVNGVANLRREVNDFGGLMRERLYRGQWQRMTPDFAAVSPINAIARIKAPLLLIHGKKDVTVDHGQSARMYAAMTKAGKTVEFVSVPLADHYFTRQADRMTLLTSIETFLAKHNPAD, encoded by the coding sequence TTGGCAGCGGCGGCGCTGCTTGGGCCTTGGGGCGCGCTGGCCGCGGAGGATTCCAAATCGCCCCCCGTCGCGCCGGCTTTTACCCAGCTGCCGACCAGCGCCTTTGCCGAGCTTCCTTTCGTCGAAGATGTCGACCTGTCGCCCGACGGCACGCATATCGCGGGGCTGTTCGGGGTCGGAGGCGAGCAGCGTATCCTGATGATGCCCGTGCGCGGCGACCGGTCGAAGCCCGTCATCGTCGCGGTTCCCGACCAGACGCAGGTCGCGTGGATCCGCTGGGTCGGAAACGACAATATCATCGTCGGCCTATATGCGCTGATGCCCGTCGAGGGCGATCGCTGGTATATTTCGCGCGCGATCGGCATCCATCGCGGCACGGGCAAGATCACCAAGCTGCTGTGGGACAGCGGCGGGCAGAATGCGTCCGACATATTATGGATTCCGGCCGACGGCGGGACCGAAATCCTCATTGCCGCGCAAAACTCGATCTATAGCAATCAGGCCGATTTCTGGCCGACGGTCTATCGCGTCGATGTGGCGACCGGACGCAAGCGGATCGCAGAAAGGCCGCGTGCAAACATCTTCGATTGGGGCGCCGATCATCTCGGCCAGGTTCGCTTCGGCATCGGCTATCGCGATGCAAGCACCCAATCGACCCTGTTGTTCCGATCGAACGGCGAGGGATCGTTGCGCGTCATCGACAGCGCGAAGCTCGGCGACGAAGAAGAACTGACGGTGCCCTTCCACTTCGTGCCCGGCAGCAACAATGGTTTCGTCATCACCGAAAGCGAAGGCGGACGGTCGGCGGTCGTCGAAGTCGACATTCCGACCGGCAAGCCCGTGCGGACAGTCTATGCCGCCGACGGCGTCGATGTCGAAAGCGTTTTGATGGCGTCGAACGGGGCGAAGCTGCTCGGGGTCCGGACGAGTGACCGCGACACCCCGCTGCGCTGGCTCGATCCGGCGATGGCGGCGCATCAAAAGACGCTCGAAGAGGCATCGCCGCAATCAGCCGTGCGAATCGAGAGTATCAGCGCCGATCAAAGCAAGATGCTCGTCCGCTTCAGCACCCCCGACAATCCGGGCCTGCTCTTCTATTTCGATGCCGCGACCGGCGACCTCGTCAAGCTCGCGGCGATGAACGACACGATCGGCGGCAAGCGCCTGTCGCGCGGGCGGATGGTCCGGTACAAGGCGCGCGACGGGCTGGAGATCGAGGGCGTGTTGACGATGCCGCGCGGCCGGCGCGACAAGAACCTGCCCTTCATCGTCATGCCCCACGGCGGACCTTGGGGGCATGACGAACTGACCTATGACTATTGGGCGCAGTTCCTTGCCGAGCGCGGCTATGCGGTGCTCCAGCCCAATTTTCGCGGCTCGACCGGCTATGGCGCGGCGTTCGAAAAGGCGGGCCAGGGGCAGCTCGGCTTCGCGATGCAGGACGATGTTAGCGACGGCGTGCATTGGGCGGTGAAGGAGGGGATCGCCGACCCGAAACGCGTCTGCATCGTCGGCGGCTCGTACGGCGGCTATGCCGCGATGTGGGGAACCGTCAAGGATCCCGACCTCTATCGCTGCGCGATTTCGGTCAACGGCGTCGCCAATTTGCGCCGCGAGGTCAATGATTTCGGCGGGTTGATGCGCGAGCGCCTCTATCGCGGCCAATGGCAGCGGATGACTCCCGATTTTGCCGCCGTGTCGCCGATCAATGCGATCGCCCGGATCAAGGCCCCGCTGCTGCTGATCCACGGCAAGAAGGACGTCACGGTCGATCATGGCCAGTCGGCGCGCATGTATGCGGCGATGACGAAGGCCGGCAAGACGGTCGAGTTCGTCTCGGTCCCGCTTGCCGACCATTATTTCACGCGTCAGGCCGATCGCATGACCTTGCTGACCTCGATCGAAACCTTCCTCGCAAAGCATAACCCCGCCGACTGA